A region of Thermococcus barossii DNA encodes the following proteins:
- a CDS encoding respiratory chain complex I subunit 1 family protein, whose amino-acid sequence MIDWRLILEVIGMLIYATFMGFIFMGIERKAMARIQRRVGPPIYQPIIDTLKLLGKKESVTHGFIYDFGPVFALGASIAALLFIPLAGFRLFSANADLIVVAYLLEVPMLGIMLGAMSSGNPYSAVGVQRGLLTMVAMQLPYGLALIAIIQHWGTFKLNELVSLQQAHGWSILVPALFLAMIVFDIVFQAMLGLEPFDIITAPAEISMGPMVEYGGKHAALLFTQHAVQLFAETAFFAVIFLGGASNLLELLIKQIAVLFIAIFVASIYPRFTIDQAAKFFWKWPTILGIIAVLLTM is encoded by the coding sequence ATGATTGACTGGAGGCTCATCCTGGAAGTCATTGGAATGCTGATATACGCCACCTTCATGGGCTTCATATTCATGGGTATAGAGAGAAAGGCCATGGCGAGAATTCAGCGCCGTGTCGGACCGCCCATATACCAGCCAATAATAGACACCCTCAAGCTCCTCGGCAAGAAGGAGAGCGTTACCCACGGCTTCATCTACGACTTCGGCCCTGTGTTCGCCCTCGGAGCCAGCATAGCAGCGTTGCTCTTCATTCCCCTCGCAGGCTTCCGCCTCTTCAGTGCCAACGCAGACCTCATCGTCGTGGCCTATCTCCTGGAGGTTCCAATGCTCGGCATAATGCTCGGTGCCATGAGCTCTGGCAACCCGTATTCAGCGGTCGGTGTCCAGCGTGGGCTGCTCACCATGGTGGCCATGCAGCTCCCCTACGGTCTGGCTTTGATAGCCATCATCCAGCACTGGGGAACCTTCAAGCTGAACGAGCTGGTGTCCCTCCAGCAGGCCCACGGATGGAGCATCCTCGTCCCGGCGCTCTTCCTGGCGATGATAGTCTTTGACATAGTCTTCCAGGCGATGCTCGGCCTTGAGCCCTTCGACATAATCACCGCCCCCGCGGAAATCTCGATGGGTCCGATGGTCGAGTACGGCGGCAAGCACGCGGCACTGCTCTTCACCCAGCACGCGGTACAGCTCTTCGCGGAGACGGCGTTCTTCGCCGTGATATTCCTCGGAGGAGCCAGTAACCTGCTCGAACTTCTAATAAAGCAGATAGCGGTGCTCTTCATAGCGATATTCGTGGCCAGCATCTACCCGAGGTTCACCATAGACCAGGCGGCCAAGTTCTTCTGGAAGTGGCCGACCATACTGGGAATAATAGCCGTGCTCCTGACGATGTGA
- the nuoI gene encoding NADH-quinone oxidoreductase subunit NuoI yields the protein MESVEKPKVRVVGEEKVKLKKSFVKPWMGIKYLFKKPVTIKIPFETIEPAPKYRGFHTLNWKTCVGCNFCGQICPARAIEMTWIEVDGKMEKRPHPKVDYGRCTFCQFCVDVCPTGALDFTENYYLTTGGLEEDLELYDWVPIHPDKVREINEKFNDYRFPVERIEKKEDGTYVYHLRDGDTLEFKILGYGLRPPKKPTPAKPAAKPAKAPEKKEASKPAEKKEEKPAGKATEKAEEKAQPKSEEKKE from the coding sequence ATGGAGAGCGTTGAGAAGCCAAAAGTTAGGGTCGTCGGCGAGGAGAAAGTCAAGCTCAAGAAATCATTCGTCAAGCCGTGGATGGGCATCAAGTACCTCTTCAAGAAGCCGGTGACGATTAAGATACCCTTCGAGACGATAGAGCCTGCACCGAAGTACAGGGGATTCCACACGCTGAACTGGAAGACCTGCGTCGGCTGTAACTTCTGCGGCCAGATATGCCCGGCAAGGGCAATAGAGATGACGTGGATAGAAGTGGACGGCAAGATGGAGAAGAGGCCCCACCCGAAGGTGGACTACGGCCGCTGTACGTTCTGCCAGTTCTGTGTTGACGTCTGCCCGACCGGAGCGCTCGACTTCACCGAGAACTACTACCTCACCACTGGCGGACTTGAGGAGGACCTGGAGCTCTACGACTGGGTGCCGATACACCCTGACAAGGTCAGGGAAATAAACGAGAAGTTCAACGACTATCGCTTCCCTGTCGAGAGGATCGAGAAGAAGGAGGACGGCACCTACGTGTACCACCTGAGGGACGGTGACACACTGGAATTCAAGATACTCGGCTACGGACTGAGGCCACCCAAGAAGCCCACTCCGGCCAAGCCAGCGGCAAAGCCTGCCAAAGCCCCGGAGAAGAAAGAGGCCTCGAAACCTGCCGAAAAGAAGGAAGAGAAGCCTGCCGGGAAGGCTACAGAGAAAGCCGAGGAAAAGGCTCAGCCCAAGTCCGAAGAGAAGAAGGAGTGA
- a CDS encoding NuoB/complex I 20 kDa subunit family protein: protein MSERKNDEFITYELQEFKLFEPLFNWARKKSLWIVAFCTGCGGIEMPPLATARYDFERFGIMPNPAPRMGDLFLITGYVTPKTLKRIIITYEMMQDPKYVMIHGSCPINGGVYWDSYNVVKQFDKYLPVDVAIAGCMPRPEAVMDGIMEIMRKIEDGTADGWKRYRENYEYYRKNQDELFGEGWREKDARRWLAWI from the coding sequence ATGAGCGAGAGAAAGAATGATGAGTTCATAACCTACGAGCTCCAGGAGTTCAAGCTCTTCGAGCCCCTGTTCAACTGGGCCAGGAAGAAGAGCCTCTGGATAGTGGCCTTCTGTACCGGATGCGGCGGTATCGAAATGCCGCCGCTGGCCACAGCCAGATACGACTTCGAGCGCTTCGGGATAATGCCCAACCCGGCACCGAGGATGGGTGACCTCTTCCTCATCACGGGCTACGTAACTCCAAAGACCCTCAAGAGGATAATCATAACCTACGAGATGATGCAGGATCCCAAATACGTCATGATACACGGCTCATGCCCGATAAACGGCGGAGTCTACTGGGACTCCTACAACGTGGTCAAGCAGTTCGACAAGTACCTTCCGGTTGACGTTGCCATAGCCGGCTGCATGCCAAGACCGGAAGCTGTCATGGACGGGATAATGGAGATAATGCGCAAGATAGAGGACGGAACAGCCGACGGCTGGAAGCGCTATAGGGAGAACTACGAGTACTACCGGAAGAATCAGGATGAACTGTTCGGGGAAGGATGGCGCGAGAAGGACGCCAGGAGGTGGCTGGCATGGATATGA
- a CDS encoding uracil-xanthine permease family protein, translated as METLEMVEKPVMKIGIEDKVEPSKALVFGLQHVLAMFGATVTVPLVVGGAVGLSGSEIALMIQAVLLAMGIATLLQTSIGSRYPIVQGSSFAFIPGLIAIGSSLGMAAVQGALIVGGLIEAAIGWLGIIGKVRRLFTPLVTGVTITLIGFSLADVAVKNFFNFYADPSGGTIARAILVAVITFLTTVFVALRAKGSLKAMPVVVGAAVGYTVSVPLGLTDFGLVKSLPIVSVPRLFPWGEPIFDTTAIVLLLFAFMVSIIESVGDYHAIATVTGSEITGRHIARGIGSEGLACSIAGLLGACGTTSYSENIGVVALTKVGSRHVVQVGAVILILLSLVPKFAGILASMPAPVLGGLTLALYGMISVTGLRLIKERVEFNDRNTLILAASLIAGLGAPQLPAEFLASFPKLIASILESGMAVGALTAIVLDRIL; from the coding sequence ATGGAAACCCTTGAAATGGTGGAAAAGCCGGTAATGAAAATAGGAATCGAGGATAAGGTCGAACCTTCCAAGGCTTTGGTTTTTGGCCTTCAGCACGTTCTCGCGATGTTTGGAGCGACTGTCACTGTGCCTCTCGTCGTTGGGGGCGCCGTTGGATTGAGCGGCTCCGAGATTGCCCTCATGATACAGGCTGTTCTGCTGGCAATGGGCATCGCCACGCTGCTTCAGACGAGTATAGGCTCGCGCTACCCGATAGTTCAGGGTTCAAGCTTTGCATTCATTCCCGGCCTGATAGCAATAGGCTCAAGCCTCGGAATGGCCGCGGTCCAGGGCGCACTAATCGTCGGCGGTTTGATAGAGGCCGCCATCGGATGGCTCGGAATAATCGGTAAGGTCCGGAGGCTCTTCACTCCGCTCGTGACGGGAGTTACGATAACCCTCATAGGCTTCAGCCTTGCGGATGTGGCGGTGAAGAACTTCTTTAACTTCTACGCAGATCCCTCCGGGGGGACCATCGCCAGGGCGATCCTGGTCGCGGTCATAACTTTCCTCACGACGGTCTTCGTTGCCCTGCGGGCGAAGGGAAGTCTAAAGGCGATGCCCGTTGTCGTGGGGGCGGCGGTGGGCTACACCGTGAGCGTTCCCCTCGGTTTAACCGATTTCGGGCTCGTGAAGAGCCTTCCCATCGTGAGCGTCCCAAGGCTCTTTCCGTGGGGCGAGCCGATATTCGACACCACGGCGATAGTCCTGCTCCTCTTCGCCTTCATGGTGAGTATAATCGAGAGTGTGGGCGACTATCACGCCATAGCCACCGTCACAGGTTCGGAGATAACCGGGAGGCACATAGCGCGCGGAATAGGAAGTGAAGGTCTGGCATGCTCGATAGCGGGCCTTCTGGGTGCCTGCGGGACGACGAGCTACTCCGAGAACATAGGCGTCGTTGCGCTCACCAAGGTGGGCAGCAGGCACGTGGTTCAGGTGGGAGCGGTTATACTCATACTCCTCTCACTGGTTCCAAAGTTCGCCGGGATTCTCGCCTCAATGCCCGCACCGGTGCTGGGCGGACTCACGCTGGCCCTCTACGGCATGATAAGCGTCACCGGCCTGAGGCTGATAAAGGAGCGGGTCGAGTTCAACGACAGGAACACGCTGATACTGGCCGCTTCGCTTATAGCTGGCCTCGGCGCTCCACAGCTTCCGGCAGAGTTTCTCGCCAGCTTTCCAAAGCTGATAGCCAGCATACTGGAGTCGGGAATGGCAGTTGGAGCGCTTACGGCAATAGTGCTTGACAGGATTCTCTGA
- a CDS encoding NADH-quinone oxidoreductase subunit C, producing MDMNEKPKVEEKVEEQKPQEVPEVEAPKLPDTKEGKLVAELLEKAPYAEGNVRRERRVEFKVPAERIHEFLELASEKFEMLIQISVVDWLKEGEFELVYQLWSVSESVHAFVRTRIPRENARMPTIMDIWPVAETYEREAHEFFGIVFEGNPRLGPFILEPREYEKHPLRKDFNMIGYVKTIYGEDFDRYDESKTNYVI from the coding sequence ATGGATATGAACGAGAAGCCCAAGGTTGAGGAGAAGGTTGAGGAGCAGAAGCCCCAGGAGGTTCCGGAAGTGGAGGCTCCAAAGCTCCCTGACACTAAGGAGGGGAAGCTGGTCGCAGAGCTGCTTGAAAAGGCACCGTACGCCGAGGGCAACGTCAGGCGTGAGAGGCGCGTTGAGTTCAAAGTCCCGGCGGAGAGAATACACGAATTCCTTGAGCTGGCCAGCGAGAAGTTCGAGATGCTCATCCAGATAAGTGTCGTTGACTGGCTCAAGGAGGGCGAATTCGAGCTTGTCTACCAGCTCTGGAGCGTCAGTGAAAGCGTCCACGCCTTCGTGAGGACGAGAATACCCAGGGAGAACGCGAGAATGCCGACCATCATGGACATCTGGCCCGTCGCCGAGACCTACGAGAGGGAGGCGCACGAGTTCTTCGGCATAGTATTCGAGGGCAACCCGAGGCTCGGGCCGTTCATCCTTGAGCCGAGGGAGTACGAGAAGCACCCGCTCAGGAAGGACTTCAACATGATAGGCTACGTCAAGACGATATACGGCGAGGACTTTGACAGATACGATGAGAGCAAGACCAATTACGTGATATGA
- a CDS encoding DUF996 domain-containing protein, translated as MVSVGVDIKSEKTLGLVGSVLAIVGGFTGVIPYVGVFMGTVSLVGAILVLVALKGIGDKVGDDRPFKYYLYSIVVAFVGSVIAMIFILVGALSISNATIAGMRALEHPWGFFGTGMLVFGFLAFIAVLVLGVYFAKGAWEAMYEITGVEEFQKTAKWLWWGALTAIILVGFVLLLVAAVYQIIGFANLPEELEPENRVLMEP; from the coding sequence GTGGTGTCGGTGGGCGTTGATATAAAGAGCGAAAAGACCCTCGGTCTCGTTGGGTCCGTGCTGGCAATCGTCGGCGGTTTTACCGGTGTCATACCCTACGTGGGCGTATTCATGGGGACCGTGTCCTTAGTGGGTGCCATACTTGTTCTGGTGGCCTTGAAGGGAATAGGGGACAAGGTCGGCGACGATAGACCCTTCAAGTACTACCTGTACTCCATTGTGGTTGCCTTCGTCGGTTCGGTGATTGCTATGATATTCATTCTGGTGGGTGCACTGTCCATATCCAATGCAACCATCGCTGGAATGAGGGCCTTAGAACATCCCTGGGGCTTCTTCGGAACGGGCATGCTGGTATTCGGCTTCCTTGCGTTCATCGCAGTGCTCGTACTGGGAGTATACTTCGCGAAGGGGGCGTGGGAAGCAATGTATGAAATAACCGGCGTTGAGGAATTTCAGAAAACGGCGAAGTGGCTCTGGTGGGGTGCACTGACTGCTATAATCTTGGTGGGCTTCGTACTGCTCCTTGTGGCCGCGGTGTATCAGATAATCGGCTTCGCGAACCTGCCTGAGGAGCTTGAACCAGAAAACCGCGTGCTCATGGAACCGTGA
- a CDS encoding proton-conducting transporter transmembrane domain-containing protein, with translation MINELLIILLAPLIAGVIAWALDIKGVREIIGLIGAAIPLAYLAKLYSTVLNEAVNYSVTVSGFTLQFQLNSMSWYFAAVASLVGLAMAFGMASTSKSSYDWLFALMSYTGVLGVFLSQDFVGFFLFWEMMTFASFMMVVRRNRHESLKYFVLSVVGAYAMLIAIGILYAKTGALDFATIRQALYVDSSIGAISTAETAIIFGLFLTAFGVKAGAVPLHVWAPGAYSETDQSYTTFFSGALSKAGAYGFLLLYILMGYKLYAALGTFHGHLTFAYIMAWLGAITVVVAGFLAVLQEDIRKLFAYSSVSQVGYILLAFGLGTSLGFAGGLFHVLSHAVFKGLFWLVTAAIILQTGKTQFKDMGGLAEKMPFTFAMGLIAVLSLSGIPPMAGFASKWLIYEAAISAHMPLVAGAIFLGSGIAFAYVVRFLYAVWFGQRPSDLEDVKEAPLPLLIGMAILAIPNLLFGVAPGIVTEYLNKMLGGEIVGGDYYKLVTPTGTYNALLVTIALTIGLAIAGLVYLYGAKVRKISITNTYQSGNPVTEEFNLSIRKNFYRPLAEALEFWLKYSWDRFYERLAGIAEDFADSLRQAMYNGNVQSYSWYLAIVLLILALWGVL, from the coding sequence ATGATCAACGAACTTCTCATCATACTCTTAGCGCCCCTGATAGCCGGTGTCATAGCTTGGGCGCTCGATATAAAGGGTGTGAGGGAAATCATCGGCCTCATAGGTGCGGCCATACCCCTCGCGTACCTGGCTAAGCTTTATTCCACCGTCCTGAACGAAGCGGTGAACTACTCCGTCACGGTTAGCGGATTCACCCTGCAGTTCCAGCTCAACAGCATGAGCTGGTACTTCGCGGCGGTGGCCTCCCTGGTGGGCCTCGCGATGGCCTTTGGGATGGCCTCAACCTCCAAGAGTTCCTACGACTGGCTCTTCGCACTCATGAGCTACACGGGGGTCCTCGGCGTTTTCCTCAGCCAGGACTTTGTGGGATTCTTCCTGTTCTGGGAGATGATGACCTTCGCCAGCTTCATGATGGTCGTCAGAAGGAACAGGCACGAGTCCCTCAAGTACTTCGTGCTGAGCGTTGTCGGAGCCTACGCGATGCTGATAGCGATAGGCATCCTCTACGCAAAGACCGGGGCCCTCGACTTCGCCACAATTAGACAGGCCCTCTACGTCGACTCCAGTATTGGAGCGATAAGCACAGCCGAGACCGCCATCATATTCGGACTGTTCCTGACGGCGTTCGGCGTTAAGGCCGGTGCCGTTCCACTCCACGTCTGGGCGCCGGGTGCTTACAGCGAGACGGACCAGAGCTACACCACCTTCTTCAGCGGCGCCCTCAGCAAGGCGGGAGCCTATGGATTCCTCCTGCTCTACATCCTGATGGGCTACAAGCTCTACGCGGCTCTCGGAACATTCCATGGCCACCTGACCTTTGCCTACATAATGGCCTGGCTCGGTGCAATAACCGTAGTCGTTGCCGGCTTCCTCGCGGTTCTTCAGGAGGACATCAGGAAGCTCTTCGCCTACTCCTCGGTCAGTCAGGTTGGCTACATACTGCTCGCCTTTGGACTCGGTACAAGCCTCGGCTTTGCGGGAGGTCTCTTCCACGTGCTCAGCCACGCGGTCTTCAAGGGCCTCTTCTGGCTCGTCACTGCCGCGATAATCCTCCAGACCGGAAAGACCCAGTTCAAGGACATGGGCGGTCTGGCGGAAAAGATGCCCTTCACCTTCGCGATGGGACTCATAGCGGTGCTGAGCCTTTCGGGAATTCCGCCTATGGCGGGCTTTGCCAGCAAGTGGCTCATCTACGAGGCTGCAATAAGCGCCCACATGCCCCTTGTTGCTGGAGCAATATTCCTCGGAAGCGGTATAGCGTTCGCCTACGTTGTCAGGTTCCTCTACGCGGTCTGGTTCGGCCAGAGACCGAGCGACCTTGAGGACGTCAAAGAGGCCCCGCTACCGCTCCTCATCGGAATGGCCATACTGGCGATTCCCAACCTCCTCTTCGGTGTTGCACCTGGCATCGTCACGGAGTACCTCAACAAGATGCTCGGCGGCGAGATAGTGGGCGGCGACTACTACAAGCTCGTTACCCCAACGGGAACCTACAACGCCCTGCTGGTGACGATAGCCCTCACAATTGGCCTGGCAATAGCTGGATTGGTATACCTCTACGGAGCCAAGGTCAGAAAGATAAGCATCACCAACACCTACCAGTCAGGTAACCCCGTCACGGAGGAATTCAACCTCAGCATCAGGAAGAACTTCTACAGGCCTCTCGCGGAGGCCCTTGAGTTCTGGCTCAAGTACAGCTGGGACAGGTTCTACGAGCGCCTGGCAGGCATAGCGGAGGATTTCGCTGACTCGCTCAGGCAGGCCATGTACAACGGCAACGTTCAGAGCTACTCGTGGTACCTGGCGATAGTGCTACTCATCTTAGCGCTGTGGGGGGTGTTGTGA
- a CDS encoding DUF996 domain-containing protein, with protein MVSVAVVNVSSEKNMGMWGAIFALVGGFIPYVGGILSLIGFILILLALKGIGDAVGDERPFKNYLYAVIFAIGGLIVILALLFGTFAIAPAGWRLSESAGIGLAILLFILFVALIIGAAYFQKRAWLAMYEITGTKEFKDAATWIWWGALTAIILVGFILLLVARVFVIIAFNKMPSELGEEPEQARAEEEVIW; from the coding sequence GTGGTTTCGGTGGCCGTTGTCAATGTCAGCAGCGAAAAGAACATGGGTATGTGGGGAGCCATCTTCGCACTCGTTGGTGGATTCATCCCGTACGTGGGGGGCATACTCTCGCTGATCGGCTTCATCCTGATACTGCTGGCCCTGAAGGGCATAGGTGACGCAGTGGGTGACGAGAGACCCTTCAAGAACTACCTCTACGCTGTCATCTTTGCGATAGGTGGCCTGATAGTCATTCTGGCCCTGCTGTTCGGCACATTTGCCATCGCTCCGGCGGGATGGCGTCTCAGCGAATCGGCCGGCATAGGCTTGGCAATACTGCTCTTCATACTCTTCGTGGCCCTGATAATCGGGGCGGCCTACTTCCAGAAGAGGGCCTGGCTTGCAATGTACGAAATAACCGGCACCAAGGAGTTCAAGGACGCCGCCACGTGGATATGGTGGGGTGCGCTGACGGCCATTATCCTCGTTGGATTCATACTGCTCTTGGTCGCACGCGTGTTCGTCATAATAGCCTTCAACAAGATGCCCTCCGAGCTGGGGGAGGAACCGGAGCAGGCCCGGGCTGAAGAGGAAGTAATCTGGTGA
- a CDS encoding NADH-quinone oxidoreductase subunit D, with product MSNLEVPKELREEAKAHDMYLHPIDKDTYELFFGPQHMATENFSIILKMDGSRVEKAIVNPGFLHRGFEKLAEQRPYFTNIALLLRICVPESDVPENIYSMAVDEIVGWEVPERAQWIRTVVLEMARMSAWMFWIMGFGNEIGLYTAGQWAAAYRERFMRLFEELTGGRVYHIYTVPGGVRRDIPGDRWLRQLRDTVEYLKGKMKDFDEILFDNYITFERTEGVGVMDKKFALKHAVTGPNLRATGVPYDVRKDDPYLFYPELEFEVPVLKEGDSLARVLVRRYEMEQDLYLLEQLLDMGPPSGPYMVKDARLKALPRFKPPKGDAYAHVESTKGDFGAYVVSDGTHKPYRVHVRGPSQSHGVTVLEELLKGARLADVPVILKTLDNCPPDIDR from the coding sequence ATGAGCAATTTGGAAGTCCCGAAGGAACTTAGGGAAGAGGCAAAGGCGCACGATATGTATCTCCATCCCATAGACAAGGATACCTATGAGCTGTTCTTCGGTCCGCAGCACATGGCCACCGAGAACTTCAGCATAATCCTGAAGATGGACGGAAGCAGGGTTGAGAAGGCCATAGTCAACCCCGGATTCCTCCACCGTGGTTTCGAGAAGCTCGCCGAGCAGAGGCCCTACTTCACCAACATAGCCCTGCTCCTCCGTATATGCGTTCCCGAGAGCGACGTGCCCGAGAATATATACTCAATGGCAGTTGACGAGATAGTCGGCTGGGAGGTTCCTGAGAGGGCCCAGTGGATAAGGACGGTAGTCCTTGAGATGGCCAGGATGAGCGCGTGGATGTTCTGGATAATGGGCTTTGGAAACGAGATAGGTCTCTATACAGCCGGTCAGTGGGCTGCCGCCTACCGTGAGAGGTTCATGCGCCTCTTCGAGGAGCTCACCGGCGGAAGGGTTTACCACATCTACACCGTGCCCGGTGGAGTAAGGAGGGACATACCCGGCGACAGGTGGCTCCGCCAGCTCAGGGACACGGTCGAGTACCTCAAAGGCAAGATGAAGGACTTCGATGAGATACTCTTTGACAACTACATCACCTTCGAGAGGACTGAGGGCGTTGGGGTCATGGATAAGAAGTTCGCCCTCAAGCACGCAGTCACCGGACCGAACCTCCGTGCCACCGGTGTCCCCTACGACGTCAGGAAGGATGACCCGTATCTGTTCTATCCAGAGCTGGAGTTTGAAGTGCCCGTGCTCAAGGAGGGCGACAGCCTGGCCAGGGTTCTCGTCAGGAGGTATGAGATGGAGCAGGACCTCTACCTCCTCGAACAGCTCCTCGACATGGGGCCGCCGAGCGGACCGTACATGGTCAAGGACGCCAGGCTCAAGGCCCTGCCGAGATTCAAGCCACCCAAGGGAGATGCCTACGCCCACGTCGAGAGCACGAAGGGAGACTTCGGGGCATACGTCGTCAGCGACGGAACCCACAAGCCCTACCGCGTCCACGTCAGGGGACCGAGTCAGAGCCACGGAGTCACAGTGCTTGAGGAACTGCTCAAGGGAGCCCGCCTTGCGGACGTTCCGGTCATCCTGAAGACCCTTGACAACTGCCCGCCCGACATAGACAGGTGA